In the genome of Pseudomonas putida, one region contains:
- a CDS encoding O-antigen ligase family protein, translating to MPEHLRALIVILFLATVVFTMARRPAQDLIRPADYKRRRNLWFTLTLLVFVSGNFWIYSAIAVLVLLVVGRRERNPMALFLMLLFLMPAAAIPVPGFGVINYLVDLDHIRLLSLSVLLPAALALRQESDTLPFGRTWPDRFLLGSLVLMNLLYLRETSLTDTLRQTLYLFLDIFLPYYVASRALKELSHFKDALLSFVIATMLLALIGTFEYVRHWLLYNALTYVLGIQMDMTSYLSRGGSLRASATTGQAIVLGYVMMVGIGLYLFVQGYVRSTLQRTLGALLLAAGLFVPMSRGPWVGTGVIIVVFIATGRGAVKRLAMLAVAGMLSLPLLAVVPGGEKVIDMLPYIGTLEKDNITYRERLLDNSLIVIERNLWLGSFDFRKTPEMQSMVQGQGIIDIVNTYLNLALRFGVIGLSLFIAFFASTVLSLRKTLRTFADKDEHLCRLGRCLLATLLGILITIFTVSSITFIPVVYWSLAGVAVAYVQMVRRHKLAHAAGIVGAGLPAR from the coding sequence CGTCTCCGGCAATTTCTGGATCTACTCAGCCATTGCGGTGCTGGTGCTGCTGGTGGTCGGGCGGCGTGAGCGCAACCCGATGGCGCTGTTTCTGATGCTGCTGTTCCTGATGCCGGCAGCGGCGATACCAGTACCTGGTTTTGGCGTGATCAACTACCTGGTCGACCTGGACCATATCCGCCTGCTCAGCCTGAGCGTGTTGCTGCCCGCAGCGCTCGCCCTGCGCCAGGAGTCCGATACGCTGCCGTTCGGACGCACCTGGCCTGACCGCTTCCTGCTGGGCAGCCTGGTGCTGATGAACCTCTTGTACCTGCGTGAAACCAGCCTCACCGACACCTTGCGCCAGACGCTGTACCTGTTCCTGGATATCTTCCTGCCCTACTACGTGGCCAGCCGGGCACTCAAGGAACTCAGCCATTTCAAGGACGCGCTGCTGAGTTTCGTGATCGCCACCATGCTGTTGGCGCTGATCGGCACCTTCGAGTACGTGCGCCATTGGCTGCTGTACAACGCGTTGACCTACGTGCTGGGCATCCAGATGGACATGACCAGCTACCTGAGCCGTGGCGGTTCGCTGCGCGCCAGCGCCACCACGGGCCAGGCGATCGTCCTGGGTTACGTGATGATGGTCGGCATCGGCTTGTACCTGTTCGTCCAAGGCTACGTGCGCAGCACCCTGCAGCGCACCCTGGGTGCCCTGTTGCTGGCCGCCGGCCTGTTCGTGCCGATGTCGCGCGGACCCTGGGTCGGCACCGGGGTGATCATCGTCGTGTTCATCGCCACCGGGCGTGGCGCCGTCAAGCGCCTGGCGATGCTCGCGGTGGCCGGGATGCTCTCGCTGCCCCTGCTGGCCGTGGTGCCGGGGGGCGAGAAAGTGATCGACATGCTGCCGTACATCGGCACGCTGGAAAAAGACAACATCACCTACCGGGAGCGGTTGCTCGACAACTCGCTGATCGTCATCGAACGCAACCTCTGGCTAGGTTCGTTCGATTTCCGCAAGACCCCGGAAATGCAGTCGATGGTCCAGGGCCAGGGCATCATCGATATCGTCAACACCTACCTCAACCTGGCCCTGCGCTTTGGCGTGATCGGCCTGTCCTTGTTCATCGCCTTCTTCGCCTCCACGGTGCTGAGCCTGCGCAAGACACTGCGTACGTTTGCCGACAAGGACGAGCACCTGTGTCGGCTCGGGCGCTGCCTGTTGGCGACCCTGCTCGGCATCCTGATCACGATCTTCACCGTCAGCAGCATCACGTTCATCCCCGTGGTGTACTGGTCCCTCGCCGGCGTGGCCGTTGCCTATGTGCAGATGGTGCGCCGACACAAACTCGCCCACGCTGCCGGCATCGTTGGTGCCGGCCTGCCCGCCCGGTGA